One Triticum dicoccoides isolate Atlit2015 ecotype Zavitan chromosome 4B, WEW_v2.0, whole genome shotgun sequence genomic window carries:
- the LOC119292384 gene encoding E3 ubiquitin-protein ligase SINA-like 4 produces the protein MVVHEEGKITQTEQDPTMELSKCKGGHLAYMDCRVERPGNQRQCQKCERGSGFDVRNTAVDAIISSLRVECPHEGCGLYVTYHKLADHQSVCPLAPCKCPVPVCSYEGPPPVLYHHISAAHPMHVHRIQYGKVLQLQVPLSEPRLLLFTEEDVRAFFLVGGVLDISAPIAMSVVCIRAGASPLPHYVGKLWANGPPGEPKGTTDAVEVEMEVTSSKDPGDVDVQELTFFTVPPKLLAEAKLVSLHIQIDKLTS, from the exons ATGGTTGTGCATGAGGAGGGCAAGATCACgcagacggaacaggacccgacgatggagctctctaag tgcaagggagggcacctggcctacaTGGACTGCCGGGTCGAGCGCcctgggaaccagcggcagtgccagaagtgcgagcgtggcagtggcttcgacgtgcggaacacggcggtggacgccaTCATTTCGTCGCTGagagtggagtgcccgcacgaaggctgtgggctctacgtcacttaccacaagctcgccgatcaccaaagcgtgtgtccgctcgcgccctgcaaatgccccgtgcccgtctgcagctacgaaggcccgccgccggtgctctaccaccacatcagcgccGCGCATCCCATgcacgtgcacaggatccagtacggcaaggtcctccagctgcaagtgccactgtcggagccacggctcttgctattCACGGAGGAGGACGTCCGCGCGTTTTTCTTAGTCGGTGGCGTCCTCGACATCAGCGCCCCTATCGccatgtcggtcgtctgcatcagagcgggggcgtccccactgccgcactacgtgggcAAGTTGTGGgcaaacggcccgccgggggagcccaaaggcacgaccgacgccgtcgaggtggaaatggaggtgacaagcagcaaggatcccggcgatgtcgacgtgcaggagctgaccttcttcacagttccaccGAAGCTGCTGGCcgaggctaagctggtgtccctccacattcagattgacaagctcacatcctaa